The genomic region AGTAGGGCCATATCTATTCTGTTCAAGATTTATTGTGTATGATCACATAGTCCCAGGCatgaaatatgtacttgatcgtaACATTTAAAAATGGCAACATTTCTATTCATTTGACCAAACTGAAAGTAGACGGATATAAAGTTGGTTCCAAATGAACGCGGATGTTGAAGTTGCTTCCTGTCTGAGATGGTTTACTGTTGGTTGAGCTGAATGTTAGTTCCCTAAATCGGTGTTTTGGTTGGACAGAGCGCCTCCAGCAGCCCACCGTGCAGAAGCTGTTCAGCCTGCCTGAGGATGGAGGCTGTTTGATGGCACTGCGGTGTTCCTCTCCAGATGAAGGTGTGGACATCTCCTGGCAGATTCGCCCTGCCCACACGATGGTGTTGAACATGACTTACCCTCAGGGCAGAGCGTCAGTGCTGTTAGCGTCTCTCAGCGACACCTCAGAGAGCCAGGTGGAGTTCATCTGCACGTCCAGCAGGAGCGTGGACAGAGCCTCCTCGGCCCTCGTCGAAACATGTCACGGTAAAGATCACAGCACATCAAACTGAGCTGTGCATGGACCAAAAGTCAGGGCATGGTCCTCCTGTTCTACTAGAACATCTTCACAGCAAAGCTGATGTTCTCCACAGTTCCAGTGCAGATCCCAGAGGTTCCACCGATATGAGCTCCAGCACATCTGAAGGTCCTTCTGATTGTTTTATCCTCTGTGTATTTCCAGATAAGCCTGAGCTGAGTCCTGGTCCTGAGCCGACGCCTGACCTCGATTATAAACCTAATCCTGATCACACCAGGGACAGATTTTCAACTGGTTTTTTAGTGGGATTAATAGTCCCAGGATTTCTGATGCTGTTGTATTGTTTAAGAGGTGAGCAAGAAACATCATTCTTAATcatttaatattaataataattttatttacataACACAGACATTAACACCAAATTAAATTatgataaataaaaacagaatataatcagAGCAGAATCTATAATATGCTTCATGTGTTTCTGGCCTCTCAGCTTGCAATTATTATTTCTGGACTGGATGAAAATCATTATGTACTTGTATAATTAAAGCTGCAATAATGGCAACTTATTTATTAcgcgtgcacataactggtgctcatggtGCCGTACCTGCCAATATGAAATGATGTGCAGCAAAAAACACAGAAAGAAGCACTTTTCTGACAGTCTGCTCTCTGTGTCATTTGTTTTTAGCGtgcatgagcaccagttatgtgcacacctgATTATTATGATAATATTAGaatattaacattaaaaaagaaCTGTAATATTAAAACTTGACATGTATGTTTCAAGAAACATGTTCATCAAAAAGACGTCTTGATCCGAtggtgatattattattattattattattattaataatggtaTACCAATGCTGAATTAATATCTATACAATGACAGAGTAAGAGGATATATGTGTGTCATAGTTCAGTCATAAAGGATGCAAATACTTATCCTATAATTTACAGTGAAAATCAACTATGGTGAccatgaagtgcaaaacacaccaacatttcacacactgctccatttaaaaaaaacaacaaaaactgatttctcatcttgcaatacacacacacaaaatttcacacatttgaaaagTTCGGTTATaataatatttgtttttaattctAGGCTACCTgaggaaaaacacaaacaaaagaaaTGCTTCCTGACAGTGTGGAATATGGAATATGAAGGAAACTGAAAAAAAGAAGATGGAACAGAAATCGTGGTTGCAGTACAGCTGTTAGTTTGAAATGCATTCAAAAAGTGGTGCAGGTCATCACATTtttttatttgagattttttttttgcttggatTTCTTTGTCATATGCACCCTGGCACTTTATATTGTTATGGTGTGTGTAATTTGTAACAAAGTGTAAAGATGCTGAAACATGATTATTCTGTAAATAACTTGTTTTTCTGTAAATGAAGTGTAaatcttttagtttttttttttttttttgctaataagttAGCATGGTCACTCACCAGTGCTTGTATCAGCACTGCTTAAAAGCAGATACATTTTAATGAAACTTGTTGAACACCTTAGGTCTGACCCAGAATACAAACCATAAAACTTTGGagcacctcttttttttttttttttaacttgtgtttGAAGATTAAAGACGTGCCATTTTGCTATCATGCTAATGCACCCCACACTTCTGATGGTAATATCACATACATTTGGCATTTGAATAAATAcatatacaacctctggcaataattatggaatcaccggcctcgtaggATGTTAATtccgttgtttaattttgtagaaaaaaagcagatcactgacatgacacaaaactaaaatcatgtcaaatggcaactttctggctttaagaaacactataagaaatcaggaaaaaaaaaattgtggcagtcagtaacggttacttttttagaccaagcagagggaaaaaaatatggactcactcaattctgaggaataaattatggaatcaccctgtaaattttcatcaccaaaactaacacctgcatcaaatcagatctgctcgttagtctgcatctaaaaaggagtgaacacaccttggacagctgttgcaccaagtggactgacatgaatcatggctccaacacaagagatgtcaattgaaacaaaggagaggattatcaaactcttaaaagagggtaaatcatcacgcagtgttgcaaaagatgttggttgttcacagtcagctgtgtctaaactctggaccaaatacaaacaacaagggaaggttgttaaaggcaaacatactggtagaccaaggaagacatcaaagcgtcaagacagaaaacttaaagcaatatgtctcaaaaattgaaaatgcacaacaaaacaaatgaggaacgaatgggaagaaactggagtcaacgtctgtgaccgaactgtaagaaactgcctaaaggaaatgggatttacatacagaaaagctaaacgaaagccatcattagtacctaaacagaaaaaaacaaggttacaatgggctgaggaaaagcagtcgtggactgtggatgactggatgaaagtcatattcagtgatgaatctcgaatctgcattgggcaaggtgatgatgctggaacttttgtttggtgccgttccaatgagatttataaagatgactgcctgaagacaacgtaaatttccacagtcattgatgatatggggctgcatgtcaggtaaaggcactggggagatggctgtcattacatcatcaataaatgcacaagtttacattgatattttggacacttttcttatcccatcaattgaaaggatgtttggggatgatgaaatcatttttcaagatgataatgcatcttgccatagagcgaaaactgtgaaaacattccttacaaaaagacacatagggtcaatgtcatggcctgcaaatagtccagatcttaatccaattgaaaatctttggtggaagttgaagaaaatggtccatgacaaggctccaacctgcaaagctgatctggcaacagcaatcagagaaagttggagccagattgatgaagagtactgtttgtcactcattaagtccatgcctcagagactgcaagctgttataaaagccagaggtggtgcaacaaaatactagtgatgtgttggagcgttcttttgtttttcatgattccataatttattcctcagaattgagtgagtccatatttttttccctctgcttggtctaaaaagtaaccgttactgactgccacaattttttttccagattgcttatagtgtttcttaaaaccagaaagttgccatttgaaatgactttagttttgtgtcatgtctgtgaactgctttatttctacaaaattaaacaactgagtgaacatcctccgaggccggtgattccataatttttgccaggggttgtatatttgtgtgtgtgtgtgtgtgtgtgtgtgcacgcacgcacacaaacacattcagtgCACTGAAAGCACACTATATATTGACAAAATGCATTTATCAACAAAAAGAATGTACAGTTTGCTGAAAAAAAGAATTCCAAATGTAAGCAGATGCGATAAAGGTGGAAAATACAGATTTGCACCAAAACATGTAAGACAGCAAACATTGTATcagcagtgcaaaaaaaaaaaaacccctgcatttttttttttttttttttttttacagaatgtaCAACCCTTGTCAGAGCATTTTATTTGTCACGTTCTCCTTTAATGCTTTTGTGCAGTCGCCCTCCCGTGTGTCTGTTTCACACAACGTCTTTGAACAGTTTTTCTTTGGCAGACAGTTTTCTGCATGAAAAAAGCAAATAATTCAAGCAACATGTGCTGTGAGCGCCCTCTAGTGCAACGCTGTGGAAGACTTGGCCGTACGATTAAACTGGATTTCGTCATACACCGTCTGGGGCTGCATGTGTGACAAAGGAACAAAAAACGACAGTAATTAGATGAAAACTTTGCAAAATGAAGACTTCATCTCTGGAACATTATGTTTTTGGTGACTTCTTATAATCTTGTGGGCCGTTTTAGGGTCCTATACGGTTTttcgtttgtttatttgtttttaaacccAAATAATGTGCTTCTGTCGTAGCACTTTTCTCACATCAGGCCAATACATATTAAAATAATAGGTTTTTCAGGTATTAGCAGTTTTGATTTTGCATTTCCttgggttgaaaaaaaaaataaaatttgtcagatttttttgtattgaaaattcaaataaaGAAATTCTTCGTTTTTTATAGTTTTTACTCACTACAATGTCAACAATTTCACTTGTTTAAATGACATTTTCTCTTAAATATTTTAATATGTATTTTCACAAATGTGAAATATGTTGTTGCTGCGATAATATTGGTACATATTGTCTAGAATTATTTATTGAAGTTATAGAAattatagttttgttttgttttttccttatttaatTCTGTTTGTTCTCTTGGGGCAACACCAGGGGGCACCAACAGACGAATCATTGCCATTGCAGGATCGAACTTGGTACCTGATTGGGCGATGCGGATTACAGTGTGAGTTGATCAGCCAATTAAGACGCACCTGCGCCGTGTGGCGTGCACGCGCCACCTGCTGAATGTTTGGAGCGTTTCGTGATTAAAGAGAAGAgggaaaaagttaaataaataaagcccTGGTGGAAAAACGATTCCAAGGAAAACAAGACGAAGTTTTGGAGGCAGCGTTAGCAACATGACCAGGAGGAGCTACCTGTTAGCTGCTAGCTAACCACAGACAGCCTGGGCTTGCTCGTTTCCATGGAAACTTGGAGTTTAATGAACTGGTAAGTCATGTTATCAATATTATAACTTCTGCAGTTCATCTTTTTTATGTGCATAAACAGTTCGTCAGTCATTCAAAAGGAAGTCAAAATTATCAGAGCAAAATATGGTTTTTAAGTCATAATTAGGAGTTAAAAGTCCAAATGTAGCCCAATAAAGTCACAACTATGAGATGCTGAATTGAACCAGTCCAGCTCAGCACCcttaaattatggtgttccacaaaGCTCTGTTTTAGGTCCCACCCTTTTTTCACTGCATATGCTCCCACTTGGCaccatattcagaaaatacaatttggcctttcatttttatgccgatgACCTCCAAATCTATCTCCCACTTAAGCTCCCATCAAATTCTTTTACTAATttggtaaattgtctgcaggaagtgaaaacttggttggcCCAAAACCTTCTGattctcaatgagaaaaaaactgaaatagttggttttggccctgcatggtcatctggttcatgtgatgtgcttggtcctttgtcttcctgtgtgcatgattctgtcagaaatctgggggtcatttttgacagctccttcaaaatggacaagcaaattaattctgtggtaaaggccagtttccaccaactcagaatcttgagaaaagtgcaggcttacctcccagcgtgtgattttgagcgagttattcatttgtttataacatcttgtttagattattgtaactcactctactgtggactggaccagtcgtctctaaagcgtctgcagcaggtccggaacgctgctgcacgactgctcacAGGGACGAGGAAGCGAGAGCACATCACTCCTTGTTAGCCTCGTTCCATTGGCTTCCAGTcacatttaggattgattttaagattttgctgCTTGTGTTtaagtgtttaaatggtttggctcccgaatacctccctgagcttttgactccttatgttccggtcagatcagtgaggtcagaatgccagcttttattaaatgtgcccagatctcgattaaaaactcgaggtgatcgggctttttcggtggctgtgcctaaactttggaacagtttgtctttgcacatcagagctgctccatctctagagtcttttaaatctgttcttaagactcatttttatgctttggcttttaatacaatttaagctgtgtgtgtctggtcttatgtgtttttgtatattttggaattctAATGCTCTGTTTTTGTGctatggtttttgatattgttt from Thalassophryne amazonica chromosome 23, fThaAma1.1, whole genome shotgun sequence harbors:
- the si:cabz01074946.1 gene encoding uncharacterized protein si:cabz01074946.1; its protein translation is MRLQALVVVLFQVGLSASVEIVSGYLGDSVTLPSGIDPSWSLATIEWSIFTNITLIATYRRGEVKTERFWRYKTRLGLNTSSGDLTIRNLSRDDAIKYTVNLINTEKDEFINNIKVSVSQRLQQPTVQKLFSLPEDGGCLMALRCSSPDEGVDISWQIRPAHTMVLNMTYPQGRASVLLASLSDTSESQVEFICTSSRSVDRASSALVETCHDKPELSPGPEPTPDLDYKPNPDHTRDRFSTGFLVGLIVPGFLMLLYCLRGYLRKNTNKRNAS